The following proteins are co-located in the Candidatus Methanogranum gryphiswaldense genome:
- a CDS encoding imidazoleglycerol-phosphate dehydratase: MTVKRAAKIERSTRETKVSIELNIDGKGNFDVVTDVQFLKHMVETLARYASFDIKMDASGDNEHHLIEDVAITLGQAFKQALGTTPITRMATSTLAMDDALIMTSLDIVDRPYAEIDCPDPLYHHFFRSFAMSAGMTLHILQIRGFDEHHIIEASFKTMGTALKTAVVPRDTELSTKDSVKVK; the protein is encoded by the coding sequence ATGACAGTAAAAAGGGCAGCAAAGATAGAACGCAGCACCAGGGAGACCAAGGTCTCCATAGAGCTGAACATTGACGGTAAGGGCAATTTCGATGTCGTGACCGACGTTCAATTCCTCAAACACATGGTGGAGACCCTCGCAAGATATGCATCGTTCGACATAAAGATGGATGCGTCTGGAGATAACGAACACCACCTCATCGAAGATGTAGCCATCACTCTGGGACAAGCATTCAAGCAGGCGCTCGGAACAACACCGATCACCAGAATGGCCACTTCAACGCTGGCCATGGATGATGCCCTCATAATGACATCCCTTGACATAGTGGACCGCCCGTATGCTGAGATCGACTGCCCCGATCCGCTATACCACCACTTCTTCAGAAGTTTCGCGATGTCCGCGGGGATGACACTGCACATACTGCAGATCAGAGGATTCGATGAGCACCACATCATCGAGGCTTCCTTCAAGACAATGGGAACCGCACTCAAGACCGCTGTCGTCCCGAGGGACACGGAGCTCAGCACCAAAGACAGCGTGAAGGTGAAGTGA
- the hisF gene encoding imidazole glycerol phosphate synthase subunit HisF: MLTKRIIPCLDVKNGKVVKGVNFQNLKDMGYPPDLAEEYSKQGADEITFLDITASLESRQTMLDMVEETAKRVFVPLTVGGGIRTAQDMHDALSAGADKVSVNSAAIANPNIITDSASKFGSQCVVVAIDAKRVGDHWEVFSHGGTRSTGLNAIDWAKKAEDLGAGEILLTSMDCDGVKNGYDIPLTRVIAEEVSIPVIASGGCGTIEHIYDVFAQTNASAALAASIFHYNQHTVGEVKEYLKDMGVPVR, from the coding sequence ATGCTCACGAAAAGGATCATTCCATGTCTGGATGTAAAGAACGGAAAAGTAGTGAAAGGTGTAAACTTTCAAAATCTTAAGGACATGGGATACCCTCCTGACCTTGCAGAGGAATACAGCAAACAAGGAGCAGACGAGATAACCTTCCTGGACATCACTGCATCACTGGAATCCAGACAGACCATGTTAGATATGGTGGAAGAGACAGCTAAGAGGGTCTTCGTGCCACTTACCGTCGGGGGAGGCATAAGGACCGCACAGGACATGCATGATGCTCTTTCCGCAGGAGCCGACAAGGTCTCAGTCAACTCAGCAGCGATCGCAAATCCTAACATCATAACCGATTCAGCAAGCAAATTCGGAAGCCAATGCGTAGTGGTGGCGATAGATGCCAAACGTGTCGGCGACCACTGGGAGGTCTTCTCCCACGGAGGGACAAGGTCCACAGGCTTGAATGCCATAGATTGGGCAAAAAAAGCAGAGGACCTGGGTGCGGGAGAGATACTGCTCACCTCCATGGATTGCGACGGCGTGAAGAACGGATACGATATACCGCTTACCAGAGTGATAGCGGAAGAGGTCAGCATACCTGTGATCGCTTCCGGAGGATGCGGAACCATCGAACACATATACGATGTCTTTGCACAAACCAACGCCTCGGCTGCACTTGCGGCATCGATATTCCATTACAACCAACACACAGTTGGAGAAGTGAAGGAATATCTCAAGGACATGGGGGTCCCTGTAAGATGA
- a CDS encoding histidinol phosphate phosphatase domain-containing protein, with product MRVDLHSHTIFSDGELIPSELVRRAMDLGHDAIAITDHVDVTNVEFVVTNIVKAIDLCEDYIKVIPGVEITHVPPNKIAEIAKKARYYGAEWIVVHGETVTEPVMPGTNRASVENPDIDILAHPGFITLEEAEIAAKNGVVLEITGRMGHNITNGHVVNMARKAGAMMVINSDTHAPENLMDEKAAWTVALGAGLTKEEAKKAIQVTPYELIRHL from the coding sequence ATGAGAGTTGACCTTCATTCACATACGATATTCAGTGACGGGGAGCTTATACCCTCCGAACTTGTAAGAAGGGCGATGGACCTAGGACACGATGCCATTGCCATAACGGACCATGTTGATGTGACGAATGTAGAATTCGTGGTCACCAATATAGTAAAAGCAATCGACCTCTGTGAAGATTATATCAAAGTCATTCCAGGAGTGGAGATCACCCATGTACCTCCCAACAAGATCGCTGAGATAGCAAAAAAAGCGAGATATTATGGGGCGGAATGGATAGTCGTTCACGGAGAAACAGTAACCGAACCGGTGATGCCTGGAACCAACAGGGCCTCGGTCGAAAACCCTGATATCGATATACTGGCACATCCTGGATTCATAACGCTAGAAGAGGCTGAGATCGCAGCCAAGAACGGCGTCGTACTTGAGATAACGGGGAGGATGGGACACAACATCACCAACGGACATGTAGTGAACATGGCAAGGAAAGCAGGTGCCATGATGGTCATCAATTCAGACACGCATGCACCAGAAAATCTCATGGATGAGAAGGCCGCGTGGACAGTAGCATTGGGTGCCGGACTCACCAAAGAAGAAGCAAAGAAGGCCATTCAGGTCACTCCTTACGAACTCATCAGACATCTTTGA
- a CDS encoding precorrin-8X methylmutase, whose protein sequence is MTFDIIKPEDIEKRSMEIITKELEERTLPEPQLSVLKRCIHTSADFDYYDNLVFSKNAVQIGIKALRTGADIVTDTKMAAAGINKTKLKQYGGEVHCFISDDDVVNDAKERGCTRATVCMEKGAKLKKPVIFAVGNAPTALLELERLIREEGLKPTLIIGVPVGFVNVIESKDLIMKTNTPHIIARGRKGGSNIAATICNAMLYYKDEV, encoded by the coding sequence ATGACATTCGATATAATAAAACCTGAGGACATTGAAAAAAGGAGCATGGAGATCATCACCAAGGAATTGGAAGAAAGAACACTTCCTGAACCTCAGTTATCTGTTCTGAAAAGATGTATACACACTTCAGCAGATTTTGATTACTACGACAATCTGGTATTCTCAAAAAATGCAGTACAGATCGGCATAAAAGCCTTGAGAACCGGAGCTGACATAGTCACCGATACAAAGATGGCCGCTGCCGGGATCAACAAAACAAAGTTGAAACAATATGGTGGAGAGGTCCACTGTTTCATCAGCGATGACGATGTTGTCAATGATGCGAAAGAAAGAGGATGCACCAGGGCCACAGTTTGCATGGAAAAAGGAGCAAAACTCAAAAAGCCTGTGATATTCGCTGTTGGAAATGCACCCACAGCCCTATTGGAACTTGAAAGACTCATCAGGGAAGAAGGCCTCAAGCCCACATTGATAATAGGTGTGCCCGTTGGATTCGTGAATGTCATCGAATCAAAGGACCTCATCATGAAGACTAATACCCCACACATCATCGCACGCGGAAGGAAGGGCGGAAGCAATATAGCTGCCACCATCTGCAACGCGATGCTTTACTACAAAGACGAAGTTTGA
- a CDS encoding ABC transporter permease, with translation MNSVSRFLVYSYRVSWGDLCAIKRTMLSILVTCLVIPILYLVGFGYGLGSGMTVEGYDYVAFLFPGIIAMTTLTACFTFTSSKITIQKSFYKCIDEMLLCPIPISSMVVGKAIMGVIRGLLSCTILIVMATLVSDDFRLSLSLVLVVILCCFVFSFLGVATGLIARNHTDVTLFSGLIITPMTFLCGTVFSLQALPQAVRYVVDALPLTHAVNVIRALSLGQEFPWASLAVILGFGIAFYSIAYYIIKRGNIS, from the coding sequence ATGAATTCTGTCTCGAGGTTCCTGGTATACTCATATCGTGTATCCTGGGGGGACCTTTGCGCAATAAAAAGGACCATGTTGTCCATTCTTGTGACATGTCTCGTCATACCGATATTGTACCTTGTCGGTTTCGGATATGGTCTGGGCAGTGGTATGACCGTCGAGGGTTACGACTACGTGGCATTTCTTTTTCCAGGTATAATTGCTATGACAACTCTCACTGCATGTTTCACTTTCACTTCTTCGAAGATAACAATTCAGAAGTCATTTTACAAATGTATCGATGAGATGCTTCTTTGCCCCATCCCTATATCTTCGATGGTCGTCGGTAAGGCCATCATGGGAGTGATACGCGGGCTGCTGAGTTGTACAATATTGATAGTAATGGCAACGCTGGTTTCTGACGATTTCCGTCTTTCGTTATCATTGGTATTGGTTGTTATACTCTGTTGTTTTGTATTTTCATTCCTGGGTGTTGCTACCGGGCTGATAGCAAGGAACCATACCGACGTGACCTTGTTCAGCGGGTTGATAATAACGCCGATGACGTTCCTCTGCGGAACTGTATTCTCTTTGCAGGCATTGCCACAGGCGGTCAGGTACGTGGTGGATGCTCTGCCTCTCACGCACGCTGTGAACGTAATAAGGGCGTTATCGTTGGGACAGGAGTTCCCATGGGCGTCATTGGCTGTAATTCTGGGATTCGGGATAGCATTCTATTCGATCGCATATTACATCATAAAAAGAGGGAACATATCGTGA
- a CDS encoding leucine-rich repeat protein has protein sequence MVNPKKGTVVRSSSFTSGRKKAMVFLVALISCAVFANVLIDDSDVSSADDSAGSIFDVDGVEYKVISDSNVEIVDISDDLSALTINSTVTNTTWEWYHWVSKTYNITSAADDAFVYGESLTSITVSGNTNFSSADGILYNSSGSELLCYPMAKAGTSYSIPTTVSGIGPYAFCGCDNLETVTIGSNVNSMGDYAFYNCENIETVTIGSGLTTIGNYAFYDCNDMGTLIVDSNITTIGSYAFYECEDLYTAKIGSDVVLETGMVKISPSVTMIGSYSFSECDKIQNLQIGVPIGTSAITIGDNAFYDCDDLTNVVMGCSVQIIGDDSFHNCVSLKAVVIPTSVSKIGSHAFISTSLKAVAIPSTTNVSSSAFDLTLLGGPWEIYYGGDHIMAAVLSCGSTYDLGSDNHYTLTVVPETGYGINSYVYTGDSSDISRVGDTNVWNISSGSMSAGGHKVTFTTGVLSYNITTSVQNGTISPSVTLNYGGSATIAYSSSIGYHLVSVIVDGVLVTGHDSSYTFNNVTANHTISVVYSVDTYVVTLDKDAHVSNISYSLNDGALQNYTVPLSLKYGDKLSIVATTDPGYHFVQWATGVTANPLVIASVNANINYVATSSIDTFTVTLNKDANISSIVYTLNGGTTQTYVSPISVSHGDNLNLYATSGTGYHFVQWATGVTDNPLTIHDVTANITYTATSSIDTFTVTLNKDAHVSSMAYTLNGSSHNYTVPFTVNYGDVLILTASLDTGYFFVQWATGVTANPLTISSVNSNINYTATSSKEVLTVTLNKDDHISGITYTVNGGASQTYTAQFTVNYGDDLKITASVDPGYNFIQWAPGVTSNPLTITDVTSNISYTAISHVENLTITVSKDAHVSSITYTVNGGASQTYIAPFTVDYGDNVLITANMETGYYFLAWSGTIVSTTNPLPINVVTDVNISATSSMHVFTISLDKDAHVSSITYKVNGGASQTYTAPFNVSYGTSLQITANMNAGYHFTSWSGTIVSTVNPLTISSVDSNVNITASSSIDVFTVTLSKDAHISNITYTLNGGTSKNYTVPFTVNYGDNLTIKAVADSGYYFVQWASGVTDNPLTITDITSNISYTATSSMDAFTVTLSKDSNISGITYTLNGGVPQNYTVPFAVDYGDDLTVTAIMNFGYNFNTWSGTITSTDNPLSIDLVSNVSLIASASPDTSTVTFVGNYSESTYSVSITETYGTAYVLPEDDPTRDGYNFAGWYTSSTGGTQVTSQTVVYTTGDKTLYAHWTAHSGGNVDIGKIIPWLIALFAILVIAAYLINRYLIGKRKYKVMFDANGGTGKMKDQSFMFDSSQGISNNAFTRPGYAFMGWSTTPTGSVIYSNGQSVENLIPVGEKSITLYAVWEPGN, from the coding sequence ATGGTCAATCCAAAAAAAGGCACGGTAGTTAGATCTTCATCCTTTACATCAGGCAGAAAAAAAGCAATGGTGTTTCTTGTTGCACTAATTTCTTGTGCTGTTTTTGCCAATGTTTTGATCGATGATAGTGATGTTTCGTCAGCAGATGATTCTGCAGGAAGCATATTCGATGTTGATGGTGTGGAATATAAGGTGATAAGTGATTCGAATGTAGAAATAGTGGACATTTCTGATGATTTGTCAGCTCTTACAATAAATTCTACAGTTACGAATACGACATGGGAATGGTATCATTGGGTAAGTAAAACTTACAACATAACAAGTGCTGCGGACGATGCTTTTGTTTACGGGGAGAGTCTCACTTCAATTACTGTTTCAGGAAATACCAACTTCTCTTCTGCTGATGGGATCCTGTACAATTCTAGCGGAAGTGAATTATTATGTTATCCAATGGCAAAGGCCGGGACATCATACAGTATTCCTACTACGGTCAGTGGCATTGGGCCATATGCGTTCTGTGGATGCGATAATCTGGAGACCGTGACTATTGGGTCAAATGTGAATTCGATGGGAGATTATGCATTCTATAACTGCGAGAATATCGAGACCGTGACCATCGGTTCTGGTCTGACTACGATAGGTAACTATGCATTCTACGACTGTAATGATATGGGTACATTGATCGTGGATTCGAACATCACCACCATAGGCAGCTATGCATTCTACGAATGTGAGGATCTCTACACAGCCAAAATAGGCTCTGACGTGGTCTTAGAAACGGGAATGGTCAAAATAAGTCCAAGCGTAACGATGATCGGTAGTTATTCTTTCAGTGAATGCGACAAGATCCAAAATCTGCAAATCGGTGTGCCGATCGGTACCAGCGCAATAACGATCGGTGACAATGCCTTCTACGATTGTGACGATCTGACGAATGTTGTCATGGGATGCAGTGTCCAGATCATAGGGGACGATTCATTCCACAATTGTGTCAGTTTGAAGGCTGTCGTTATCCCCACCAGTGTTTCAAAGATCGGCAGTCACGCATTCATATCCACATCGTTGAAGGCGGTAGCGATACCGTCCACCACCAATGTGAGTTCTTCGGCTTTTGATCTTACACTTCTAGGCGGTCCCTGGGAGATATACTACGGTGGAGACCATATAATGGCTGCCGTATTGAGTTGCGGTTCCACTTATGATCTGGGTAGTGACAATCACTATACTTTGACAGTCGTTCCTGAGACAGGATATGGCATCAACAGCTACGTCTATACAGGTGATTCCTCGGACATCAGCAGAGTTGGAGATACCAACGTTTGGAATATCTCCTCAGGTTCGATGAGTGCAGGCGGGCACAAGGTCACGTTCACTACAGGAGTATTGAGTTACAACATAACCACGAGCGTTCAGAACGGTACCATCTCTCCAAGTGTGACCTTGAATTATGGAGGTAGTGCCACGATCGCATATTCCTCATCAATAGGTTACCATTTAGTTTCTGTTATTGTCGATGGGGTCCTGGTGACGGGGCACGATTCTTCTTACACATTTAACAATGTGACAGCAAACCATACTATCTCTGTTGTTTATTCTGTTGATACCTATGTAGTGACCTTGGACAAGGATGCCCATGTCTCCAATATATCATATTCATTGAATGATGGGGCCTTACAGAATTATACCGTGCCATTAAGTTTGAAATATGGTGATAAACTGAGCATAGTTGCCACGACAGATCCAGGATATCATTTCGTGCAATGGGCGACAGGTGTTACGGCCAATCCGTTAGTGATCGCTAGTGTAAACGCAAACATCAATTATGTCGCGACATCGTCAATAGACACGTTTACTGTTACCTTGAATAAAGATGCCAATATCTCCAGCATCGTGTATACTTTGAACGGTGGTACGACGCAAACCTATGTTTCACCAATTAGTGTCAGCCATGGTGACAATCTCAATTTGTACGCAACATCTGGTACAGGATATCATTTCGTGCAATGGGCGACAGGTGTTACGGATAATCCACTGACGATCCATGATGTCACAGCTAATATCACATATACCGCGACATCTTCGATTGATACCTTCACTGTAACTCTCAACAAAGATGCTCACGTATCTTCAATGGCCTATACTTTGAACGGCTCTTCACATAATTACACTGTGCCTTTCACCGTTAATTACGGTGACGTTCTGATCCTTACAGCTTCATTGGATACCGGGTATTTCTTTGTCCAATGGGCGACAGGTGTTACGGCCAATCCATTGACGATCAGCTCTGTTAACTCCAATATCAATTATACGGCAACCTCATCAAAGGAGGTTTTGACTGTTACGTTGAATAAGGACGATCATATTTCTGGCATCACTTATACAGTGAATGGTGGAGCATCACAGACGTATACTGCACAATTCACTGTTAATTACGGTGATGATCTCAAGATCACCGCCTCAGTTGATCCAGGATATAATTTCATACAATGGGCACCAGGTGTAACTTCCAATCCACTGACGATAACAGACGTTACTTCCAATATTAGCTACACTGCGATATCGCATGTAGAAAATTTGACCATCACAGTAAGCAAGGATGCTCACGTCTCCAGTATAACATATACAGTGAATGGCGGAGCATCACAGACCTATATTGCGCCTTTCACTGTGGATTACGGTGACAATGTTCTGATAACAGCTAATATGGAGACTGGGTATTATTTCCTTGCATGGTCCGGTACTATTGTCAGTACGACCAATCCGTTGCCGATAAATGTGGTAACGGACGTGAACATAAGTGCAACATCTTCGATGCATGTATTCACTATCTCATTGGATAAGGATGCCCACGTTTCCAGTATAACGTATAAGGTAAATGGTGGAGCCTCACAGACATACACTGCACCCTTCAATGTGAGTTACGGTACCAGTCTTCAAATAACAGCCAATATGAATGCAGGATATCATTTCACTTCTTGGTCTGGTACTATTGTCAGCACGGTCAATCCGTTGACGATCTCCAGTGTTGATAGTAATGTAAATATAACGGCATCATCGTCAATAGATGTCTTCACAGTTACATTAAGCAAAGACGCTCACATTTCCAATATTACTTATACTTTGAATGGCGGAACATCAAAGAATTACACTGTACCGTTCACTGTGAATTACGGTGACAATCTGACAATCAAGGCAGTCGCAGATTCTGGTTATTATTTTGTCCAGTGGGCGTCTGGGGTTACAGACAATCCATTGACAATCACAGATATTACTTCCAACATAAGCTATACTGCGACATCATCAATGGATGCTTTCACGGTCACATTAAGCAAGGATTCTAACATCTCCGGTATAACTTATACTTTGAATGGCGGAGTGCCACAGAACTATACTGTACCGTTCGCTGTGGATTACGGTGATGATCTGACGGTTACCGCGATAATGAATTTTGGCTACAATTTCAATACTTGGTCAGGTACAATTACAAGTACGGATAATCCCCTATCAATAGATCTGGTATCGAATGTAAGTCTGATAGCATCTGCCAGTCCAGATACAAGTACAGTAACATTCGTGGGTAATTATTCAGAGTCCACGTATTCTGTGAGCATAACAGAGACATATGGAACTGCATATGTTTTGCCAGAGGACGATCCGACGAGAGACGGATATAATTTTGCAGGGTGGTATACTTCGTCTACCGGAGGCACCCAGGTCACCAGTCAGACAGTTGTGTACACTACGGGGGATAAAACCCTGTACGCACATTGGACAGCGCATTCTGGCGGTAATGTGGACATAGGTAAGATAATACCCTGGCTCATAGCATTGTTTGCGATATTGGTGATTGCTGCATACCTCATAAACAGATATCTAATTGGAAAGAGAAAGTACAAAGTGATGTTCGATGCGAACGGAGGTACTGGAAAGATGAAGGACCAGTCCTTTATGTTCGATTCGTCTCAGGGCATATCCAACAATGCTTTCACAAGACCGGGATACGCATTCATGGGGTGGTCAACAACGCCTACTGGGTCTGTTATATACAGTAATGGACAGAGTGTTGAGAATCTCATTCCTGTCGGTGAGAAGAGTATAACGCTGTATGCAGTGTGGGAACCAGGCAACTGA
- the hisIE gene encoding bifunctional phosphoribosyl-AMP cyclohydrolase/phosphoribosyl-ATP diphosphatase HisIE — protein MTELVYDEKGLIPVIVQDYKTNEVLMVAWANEEAFELMKTTGYTHFWSRSRQKLWKKGEESGHVQRIVSIQTDCDDDTLLVRVEQTGVACHTGAPSCFYKTIQGNPERTAEILPELLRVIRDRKENPSDESYTCKLFKDETKMCKKIVEESTEFVLAIKDDKEDEIAGELADMIYHTMVAIVDKDIDLSKTYEKLAERRQ, from the coding sequence ATGACCGAACTCGTATACGATGAGAAGGGACTGATACCTGTGATCGTTCAAGACTACAAGACGAATGAGGTCCTGATGGTCGCATGGGCCAACGAAGAGGCCTTCGAACTCATGAAGACAACAGGATACACGCACTTCTGGTCAAGAAGCAGACAGAAACTCTGGAAGAAAGGCGAGGAATCCGGACACGTCCAAAGGATAGTCTCGATCCAAACAGACTGCGATGACGATACCCTCCTAGTACGTGTGGAACAAACAGGCGTCGCATGCCATACTGGCGCCCCGTCCTGTTTCTATAAGACCATACAGGGCAATCCGGAACGTACTGCCGAGATACTCCCCGAACTTCTGAGAGTGATCAGGGACCGCAAAGAGAACCCTTCGGATGAGAGTTACACATGCAAATTGTTCAAAGACGAGACGAAGATGTGCAAGAAGATCGTGGAAGAATCCACTGAATTCGTACTTGCGATAAAGGACGATAAGGAAGACGAGATCGCCGGAGAACTAGCAGACATGATCTACCACACAATGGTCGCAATAGTCGACAAGGACATAGATCTGTCAAAGACATATGAGAAATTGGCGGAGAGGAGACAATGA
- a CDS encoding ATP-binding cassette domain-containing protein, with protein MSSIIEAKGLVKRFGDFIAVDGVSITVEKGEIFGFLGQNGAGKTTTIRMLTTLLKPDEGTIVIGGHDASKEPMEVKSMIGICPQHISLDKDISLYENIRYKSMLLGMSKKDATARIEELTELMGLEPYMDRIAYNLSGGCKRKGVIVCSILHQPKVLFLDEPTSGLDTQSRHLLWELIRILKEKGTTVILTTHYIEEAEALSDKIAIISHGKIVLEGTPDELCHNIGKWTVEYIDENEVRCFKYFNERKEASEFFDTCGDPERTLLRKTHLEDVFLETTGRDNFQEDA; from the coding sequence ATGTCGAGCATTATAGAGGCCAAGGGACTTGTGAAAAGATTTGGTGATTTTATAGCCGTGGACGGTGTATCCATCACAGTCGAAAAGGGCGAGATATTTGGATTTCTCGGACAGAATGGTGCGGGCAAGACAACGACCATTCGCATGTTGACAACACTTTTGAAGCCTGATGAGGGCACGATCGTGATCGGTGGGCATGATGCCTCAAAAGAACCGATGGAGGTCAAGAGCATGATAGGTATATGTCCTCAGCATATCAGTCTCGACAAGGACATATCGCTCTATGAGAACATACGTTATAAATCGATGCTTCTCGGAATGTCAAAGAAAGATGCAACAGCTCGCATAGAAGAATTGACGGAACTCATGGGCCTGGAACCGTACATGGATAGGATAGCGTACAATCTTTCAGGCGGTTGCAAGAGGAAGGGAGTGATAGTTTGTTCCATTTTGCATCAACCGAAGGTCCTGTTCCTAGATGAACCGACCTCCGGCCTAGATACCCAGTCAAGGCATTTACTTTGGGAATTGATACGCATTTTGAAGGAAAAAGGTACGACCGTGATCTTGACAACCCATTACATCGAAGAGGCGGAGGCACTAAGTGACAAGATCGCAATAATCAGTCATGGAAAGATCGTGTTGGAAGGCACCCCTGATGAACTGTGCCACAATATAGGGAAATGGACCGTTGAGTACATAGATGAGAATGAGGTCAGATGTTTCAAGTATTTCAATGAAAGAAAGGAGGCGTCTGAGTTTTTCGATACATGTGGTGACCCTGAAAGGACACTGCTCAGGAAGACCCATTTGGAGGATGTTTTCCTGGAGACCACTGGAAGAGACAATTTCCAGGAGGATGCATGA
- a CDS encoding ATP-binding protein has product MSFIGRRSEQRLLEDEYSRQGSSFVVVSGVRRVGKTALVRRFIEGKDSFYYLAREETLSSNLRRFLNEISERTKKEDQSKDWKTAFSELVPRPKSKLVIVIDDFHLLASADGSILPIIKEAWNKKMGGNNVMFILCGTETGLMNEQALKDYSEIYSCCTVNIQLKPLSFFEISNAFGDLSFKEAVELYTVTGGIPKYVEILEDGELRKSLVKNVLGRNGPLHDEPEFILRSEVRELSYYMSIMESIASGNRLIGDIAKSINVQSKILSPYLGVLEEIGMIERELPFAEKDKKRSRMGQYRIKDGFIEFWFRFVYPFKDSLDAGDDTLAKEELKDHFSESFVSARYDDVCIEIFGNISEKIGMKGVNASRYWNSKSTIGLVAADDKNKVIFAADCYYSKEEVQLSALSDLVKKCSESKDMVGYKVINGLFSRSGFSDELVKEARGSGTVLINKMKVV; this is encoded by the coding sequence ATGAGTTTCATTGGAAGAAGATCGGAACAGAGATTGCTTGAGGATGAATATTCACGTCAAGGCAGCAGCTTTGTCGTCGTTTCAGGTGTACGCAGGGTCGGTAAGACCGCGTTGGTTCGCAGATTCATAGAAGGAAAGGATTCGTTCTATTACCTTGCGAGAGAAGAGACACTGTCATCTAATCTCCGCCGTTTTCTGAATGAGATTTCTGAGAGAACAAAAAAAGAAGATCAAAGCAAAGATTGGAAAACTGCATTTTCGGAATTGGTTCCGCGTCCAAAATCTAAACTGGTCATAGTTATCGATGATTTTCATCTTCTTGCTTCCGCAGACGGAAGTATCCTGCCTATCATAAAAGAGGCATGGAATAAGAAAATGGGCGGAAACAATGTTATGTTCATACTCTGCGGTACAGAGACCGGATTGATGAATGAGCAGGCCCTTAAAGATTATTCAGAGATCTATTCATGTTGCACTGTGAACATTCAGCTTAAGCCGTTGAGCTTCTTTGAGATATCGAATGCGTTCGGCGACCTATCTTTCAAGGAAGCAGTAGAATTGTATACGGTCACAGGTGGAATACCAAAGTACGTTGAGATCCTAGAGGACGGAGAATTGAGAAAGAGTCTGGTAAAAAATGTTCTGGGAAGGAACGGGCCTCTTCACGATGAACCCGAATTCATCCTTAGATCCGAGGTTAGGGAGCTTTCTTATTACATGTCCATAATGGAATCCATTGCATCAGGCAATCGTTTGATAGGCGATATAGCGAAATCCATCAATGTACAATCGAAGATACTCAGTCCTTATCTAGGGGTCCTTGAGGAAATAGGCATGATAGAAAGGGAATTACCCTTTGCTGAGAAAGATAAGAAACGTAGCAGGATGGGGCAGTATCGCATAAAGGATGGTTTCATAGAGTTCTGGTTCAGATTTGTGTATCCCTTCAAGGATTCATTGGACGCAGGCGATGATACGTTGGCAAAAGAGGAATTGAAAGATCATTTCTCTGAGAGTTTCGTATCTGCAAGATACGATGATGTGTGTATTGAGATCTTTGGTAATATAAGCGAGAAGATCGGAATGAAGGGTGTAAATGCGAGCCGTTATTGGAACAGTAAGAGCACCATAGGTCTTGTTGCTGCAGATGATAAGAATAAGGTCATTTTTGCCGCAGATTGCTATTATTCCAAGGAAGAGGTTCAGTTGTCTGCACTGAGTGATCTTGTAAAGAAATGTTCAGAGAGTAAGGACATGGTTGGATACAAGGTCATCAACGGTCTCTTTTCAAGGTCTGGATTTAGTGATGAACTTGTAAAAGAGGCACGTGGTAGCGGAACCGTACTCATAAACAAGATGAAGGTCGTATAA